A portion of the Methanofollis sp. genome contains these proteins:
- a CDS encoding DUF1622 domain-containing protein, with protein MDQKIDAAASPPVAYMLLEVYDAAANAFSLIGAVIIIYGGIRAAAETLGKEVLGRPFGYGDIRRDFTIKIVFGLDFLIAADILQTLVTPSQEEILFLGSIVIIRTVLGYFLTKEATEFNLD; from the coding sequence ATGGATCAGAAGATTGATGCCGCCGCATCGCCTCCGGTGGCGTACATGCTCCTCGAGGTCTACGACGCGGCCGCCAACGCCTTCAGCCTTATCGGGGCCGTCATCATCATCTACGGCGGGATCAGGGCGGCTGCGGAGACGCTGGGGAAGGAGGTGCTCGGGCGCCCCTTCGGGTACGGCGACATCAGGCGGGACTTCACCATAAAAATCGTCTTCGGCCTGGACTTTCTCATCGCCGCCGACATCCTCCAGACCCTTGTCACGCCCTCGCAGGAGGAGATCCTCTTCCTCGGCAGCATCGTCATCATCAGGACGGTCCTCGGGTACTTCCTCACCAAAGAGGCGACCGAGTTCAATCTGGACTGA
- a CDS encoding ferredoxin-thioredoxin reductase catalytic domain-containing protein: MIPDEQVEKEYLRLKKEAEAGGYRLNPDREFVAGLVRGLLTNRERYGYPACPCRLAAGDRERDLDIICPCDYRDPDLTAYGACYCALYVSAEVASGKAVARPVPERRPPGGPKKGEARPSGGVAGSLPLPVWRCRVCGYLCARENPPEICPICKAGKDRFERFI, translated from the coding sequence ATGATCCCTGACGAGCAGGTCGAAAAGGAATATCTCCGCCTGAAAAAGGAGGCCGAGGCCGGGGGGTACCGCCTCAACCCTGACAGGGAGTTCGTCGCTGGACTGGTCAGGGGCCTCCTGACCAACAGGGAAAGGTACGGCTACCCTGCCTGCCCGTGCCGCCTCGCCGCCGGGGACAGGGAGAGAGACCTCGACATCATCTGCCCCTGCGACTACCGCGACCCCGACCTCACTGCGTACGGGGCCTGCTACTGTGCCCTCTATGTCTCTGCAGAGGTCGCATCAGGGAAGGCAGTGGCCAGGCCGGTTCCCGAACGCCGACCGCCGGGCGGGCCGAAAAAAGGAGAGGCACGCCCTTCCGGCGGGGTCGCCGGGTCTCTTCCCCTCCCGGTCTGGCGCTGCAGGGTCTGCGGCTATCTCTGCGCCCGGGAGAACCCCCCTGAGATCTGCCCGATCTGCAAGGCGGGAAAAGACCGGTTCGAGCGTTTCATCTGA
- a CDS encoding glutaredoxin family protein, protein MGPIHVDGKNKGTIFLYALSTCGWCAKTKELLTTLGVAFDYVFVDMLPKDEMEQTYSEMLQTCNPLGSFPTLVINGKAIIGYQENEIREALAE, encoded by the coding sequence ATGGGACCTATTCATGTCGATGGAAAAAACAAAGGTACTATCTTCCTCTACGCCCTGAGCACCTGCGGGTGGTGCGCAAAGACCAAAGAACTTCTCACCACACTGGGAGTGGCTTTCGACTATGTCTTTGTCGACATGCTCCCGAAGGACGAGATGGAGCAGACCTATTCAGAGATGCTGCAGACCTGCAACCCCCTCGGCTCGTTCCCGACACTCGTGATCAATGGGAAGGCGATCATCGGCTACCAGGAGAACGAGATCAGGGAGGCCCTCGCGGAATGA
- a CDS encoding HAD family hydrolase has product MDNTLWDFVTAKQAACHAVVDFLKVGDGEDLYQYFRRPGVGFEDPENILDYIRDINAPAASFPRCCTVYEKTKLAAIRPYEGAAETLAALSDAGIPLAIVTDAHSSQAKRRLEKAGLSEYFACIVTPDISGQRKPDPASFLYALRALPADAAEAMVVGDSIRREIEPAQGLGMKTAYALYGDRSDGPAPLICRPDFVLHDIRDLIEILGI; this is encoded by the coding sequence ATGGACAACACGCTCTGGGACTTCGTCACCGCAAAGCAGGCGGCATGCCATGCAGTCGTGGATTTTCTCAAAGTGGGCGACGGCGAAGACCTCTACCAGTACTTCAGGAGGCCGGGGGTCGGTTTCGAGGACCCGGAAAACATCCTCGACTATATCAGGGACATCAACGCACCTGCCGCGTCATTTCCCCGCTGCTGCACCGTCTACGAGAAGACGAAACTCGCCGCCATCAGGCCGTACGAGGGGGCGGCCGAGACCCTGGCCGCTCTTTCCGACGCGGGTATCCCCCTTGCGATCGTCACCGACGCCCACTCCTCCCAGGCAAAGAGGAGGCTTGAGAAGGCCGGGCTCAGCGAGTACTTCGCCTGCATCGTCACCCCCGACATCTCGGGGCAGAGAAAGCCCGACCCAGCGTCATTCCTTTACGCCCTCAGGGCCCTCCCTGCCGACGCCGCGGAGGCGATGGTCGTCGGCGACAGCATCAGGCGCGAAATCGAACCGGCGCAGGGCCTGGGCATGAAGACGGCCTATGCCCTGTACGGCGACAGGAGCGACGGTCCCGCGCCCCTCATCTGCAGGCCGGACTTCGTGCTCCACGATATCAGGGACCTCATAGAGATCCTGGGGATCTGA
- a CDS encoding PIN domain-containing protein, which produces MPGASEVIEGRELAVLANLFAEGFTLSYPVYEADLLSARPSGDGYAITVLCRYEDFFDGAERFGEHAQEMPLFTDFEECLLASGITAYENLDEFVTRADLYRGLRKDVYYGVDTNLLYHRFVTVTGALQPEETVLVDVVRQEIEYVMNHKYSARLIGELIASAPEKEWIIGEFENRRKKKSRKAAYSAMAEYRALRDRAILLESGQKATHATRENDQFIVRALRRFEEERFSLPVLLTADAAMADLCDAGGLEYFLFRAPYHARPRTVSPQALLGFIADLAVTFGVVEIEGTCIFSEYGGKGNDADAFKLTFIDEHLHTEFALDVDVCRHLLALGIER; this is translated from the coding sequence ATGCCGGGCGCCAGCGAGGTGATCGAGGGCAGGGAACTGGCCGTCCTTGCAAACCTCTTCGCCGAGGGCTTCACCCTCTCGTACCCGGTCTATGAGGCCGATCTCCTCTCCGCCCGTCCTTCTGGGGATGGATATGCGATCACGGTCCTCTGCCGGTACGAGGACTTCTTCGACGGTGCCGAACGTTTCGGGGAGCATGCACAGGAGATGCCCCTCTTCACCGACTTCGAGGAGTGCCTCCTGGCGAGCGGGATCACCGCCTACGAGAACCTCGACGAGTTCGTGACACGGGCCGACCTGTATCGTGGCCTCAGGAAGGACGTGTACTACGGTGTCGACACCAACCTCCTGTACCACCGGTTCGTCACCGTCACCGGCGCCCTGCAGCCCGAAGAGACGGTCCTGGTCGACGTGGTCAGGCAGGAGATCGAGTACGTCATGAACCACAAATACTCGGCCCGCCTGATCGGCGAACTCATCGCAAGCGCCCCGGAAAAAGAATGGATCATCGGCGAGTTCGAGAACAGGCGGAAGAAGAAGTCGAGAAAGGCGGCATACAGTGCGATGGCCGAGTACAGGGCGCTCCGCGACCGCGCCATCCTCCTCGAATCGGGCCAGAAGGCCACCCATGCCACGCGGGAGAACGACCAGTTCATCGTCCGGGCGCTCAGGCGGTTCGAGGAGGAACGTTTCAGCCTCCCCGTCCTCCTCACCGCCGACGCTGCGATGGCCGACCTCTGCGACGCCGGCGGCCTCGAGTACTTCCTCTTCAGGGCGCCGTACCATGCACGGCCGCGGACGGTCTCCCCCCAGGCGCTCCTCGGCTTCATCGCCGACCTCGCGGTGACCTTCGGGGTCGTGGAGATCGAGGGGACCTGCATCTTCAGCGAGTACGGCGGCAAGGGCAACGATGCCGATGCCTTCAAACTAACATTCATAGATGAGCATCTGCATACAGAGTTTGCACTGGACGTGGACGTATGCAGGCATCTTCTGGCTCTCGGAATAGAGAGGTAA
- the hxlB gene encoding 6-phospho-3-hexuloisomerase, translated as MENHEVQDMMRLMASKITSIADRIADTEVESLLQELLCAKRIYVLGAGRSGLVAKAFAMRLMHLGLQSFVVGETITPAMQAGDVLVVFSGSGKTKTVAELAETSKEIGGRVCLITSNKDSRIGKIADCMVEIESHRDEVKDDSVEFEIRQMMGEHKSFAPLGTIFETACMVFSDAIVSRLMEITETDVEALKCRHANIE; from the coding sequence ATGGAGAACCACGAAGTTCAGGATATGATGCGCCTGATGGCGTCAAAGATCACCTCTATCGCCGACAGGATCGCGGACACAGAGGTGGAATCCCTTTTGCAGGAACTTCTCTGTGCAAAGAGGATCTACGTCCTCGGCGCAGGCCGCTCAGGTCTGGTTGCAAAGGCATTTGCAATGCGGCTGATGCACCTCGGCCTGCAGTCCTTTGTCGTCGGCGAGACGATCACACCGGCCATGCAGGCCGGAGACGTGCTCGTCGTCTTTTCCGGGTCAGGGAAGACGAAGACCGTCGCCGAACTCGCCGAGACCTCGAAGGAGATCGGCGGCCGGGTCTGCCTGATCACCTCCAACAAGGACTCCCGGATCGGGAAGATCGCCGATTGCATGGTCGAGATCGAGAGCCACCGCGACGAGGTGAAGGACGACTCCGTGGAGTTCGAGATCAGGCAGATGATGGGCGAACACAAGTCTTTCGCCCCGCTGGGCACGATCTTCGAGACGGCATGCATGGTCTTCTCCGATGCGATCGTCTCCCGCCTGATGGAGATCACGGAGACAGACGTCGAAGCACTCAAATGCAGGCACGCCAATATCGAGTGA
- a CDS encoding site-specific DNA-methyltransferase yields MQTGGMMQPYYSCDGVTLYHGDSVECMNAMPAGSVDLIFADPPYNLSNGGFTCQSGRRAPVDKGAWDRSGGIREDFDFHCRWIEACSRLLRDGGTIWISGTYHSIYACGYALQSLGFHILNDICWFKPNAPPNLSTRVFTASHETLIWARKGEGRHTFNYDEMKHGGWDYDVLKRPGKQMRSVWSVPTPKRSEKKEGKHPTQKPLALLQRVILASTYEDDLVLDPFAGSSTTGIAACLLGRRFIGIEKEQTYLDLSVRRFRALLGEDDE; encoded by the coding sequence ATGCAGACCGGTGGCATGATGCAACCCTATTACTCCTGCGACGGCGTGACCCTCTACCATGGCGATTCTGTCGAGTGCATGAATGCCATGCCTGCGGGCTCCGTCGATCTCATCTTTGCGGACCCGCCGTACAACCTCTCGAACGGCGGTTTCACCTGCCAGAGCGGGAGGAGGGCGCCCGTCGACAAGGGCGCGTGGGACCGGAGCGGCGGGATCAGGGAGGACTTTGATTTTCACTGCCGCTGGATAGAGGCCTGCAGCCGCCTTCTCAGGGACGGCGGGACGATCTGGATCAGCGGCACTTATCACTCGATCTACGCCTGCGGCTATGCCCTCCAGAGCCTCGGCTTCCATATCCTCAATGATATCTGCTGGTTCAAGCCGAACGCCCCTCCCAACCTGAGCACGCGGGTCTTCACGGCGAGTCATGAGACCCTGATCTGGGCGCGGAAGGGAGAGGGACGCCATACCTTCAATTATGACGAGATGAAGCACGGCGGATGGGACTACGACGTCCTGAAACGTCCGGGCAAGCAGATGCGCTCTGTCTGGTCTGTCCCGACCCCGAAACGCTCGGAGAAAAAGGAGGGGAAGCACCCGACCCAGAAACCCCTTGCGCTTCTTCAGCGCGTGATCCTGGCGAGCACCTATGAGGACGACCTTGTGCTCGACCCCTTTGCCGGGAGTTCGACGACCGGGATTGCCGCATGCCTCCTCGGCCGCCGCTTTATCGGGATCGAGAAGGAGCAGACCTACCTCGACCTGTCGGTCAGGCGTTTCCGGGCGCTCCTCGGTGAGGACGACGAGTGA